In Corylus avellana chromosome ca2, CavTom2PMs-1.0, the following proteins share a genomic window:
- the LOC132172975 gene encoding ferritin-like catalase Nec2, with protein sequence MASPSFYAFIFLISLKLSHVLGNPNCGPIVADDIDRIQFAFNLEFLEAEFFLYGALGKGLDAIAPTFAAGGPPPVGAKKANLEPVVGKIIEEFAYQEVGHLRAIITSIGGIPRSKLDLSPQSFANLFDKAVGFKLNPPFDPYYDTVHYLLACYAIPYVGLVGYVGTIPSLTNETSQSLVASLLGVEAGQDAVIRTLLYERADQKVLPYNLTVSTFTNRISWLRNKLGRCGNKDEGVKIPFFFGAENRTHSNVLSADSNSRSYARTPPEILRIIYGSGNEYKPGGFYPNGGGGKIAQSFLPKH encoded by the exons ATGGCCAGCCCTTCCTTTTATGCCTTTATCTTTCTTATTTCATTGAAGCTTAGTCACGTCTTGGGTAATCCCAACTGTGGGCCAATTGTTGCTGATGATATTGACCGGATTCAATTTGCTTTTAACCTTGAATTCCTTGAAGCTGAATTTTTCTTGTATGGTGCACTTGGTAAAGGACTCGACGCCATCGCTCCAACTTTTGCTGCTGGTGGTCCACCTCCTGTTGGTGCTAAGAAGGCCAATCTTGAGCCTGTAGTTGGTAAGATCATTGAGGAATTTGCATACCAGGAAGTCGGTCATCTCAG GGCTATAATTACATCAATAGGAGGAATTCCAAGGTCCAAGTTGGATCTTAGCCCTCAGAGTTTTGCAAACTTATTTGACAAAGCAGTTGGTTTCAAATTGAACCCTCCATTCGACCCTTACTATGATACAGTCCACTATCTCTTAGCATGTTATGCAATCCCTTATGTAGGACTTGTGGGTTATGTTGGCACCATTCCAAGCCTTACCAACGAAACTTCTCAAAGT TTGGTGGCGTCACTTTTGGGCGTTGAGGCTGGACAAGATGCGGTTATAAGAACACTATTATACGAGAGAGCCGATCAGAAGGTGCTGCCATATAACCTGACCGTATCTACGTTTACGAACAGAATCTCTTGGCTCAGAAACAAGTTAGGCAGGTGTGGCAACAAAGATGAAGGCGTAAAAAtacctttcttttttggggCGGAAAATCGTACGCATAGCAATGTCCTCTCTGCTGATTCTAACTCCCGTTCGTATGCTCGGACGCCGCCAGAGATCTTGAGGATAATATATGGAAGTGGCAATGAGTACAAACCTGGCGGGTTTTATCCTAACGGTGGGGGTGGGAAGATTGCGCAGAGCTTTCTTCCAAAACACTAG
- the LOC132169124 gene encoding ferritin-like catalase Nec2: MASPSFYVFIFIISLKLSQVLGTPNCGPIVANDIDRIQFAFNLEFLEAEFFLYGALGKGLDAIAPTFAAGGPPPVGAKKANLEPEVGKIIEEFAYQEVGHLRAIITSIGGIPRSKLDLSPQSFANLFDNAIGFKLNPPFDPYYDTVHYLLACYAIPYVGLVGYVGTIPSLTNETSRSLVASLLGVEAGQDAVIRTLLYERADQKVLPYNLTVATFTNRISWLRNKLGGCGNKDEGVKVPFSFGAENRTHSNVLSANSNSRSYARTPPEILRIIYGSGNEYKPGGFYPNGGGGNIARSFLPKA; the protein is encoded by the exons ATGGCTAGCCCTTCCTTTTAtgtctttatctttattatttcaCTGAAACTTAGCCAGGTCTTAGGTACTCCCAACTGTGGGCCAATTGTTGCCAATGATATTGATCGGATTCAATTTGCTTTTAACCTTGAATTCCTTGAAGCTGAATTTTTCTTGTATGGTGCACTTGGTAAAGGACTCGATGCTATCGCTCCAACGTTTGCTGCAGGTGGTCCGCCTCCCGTTGGTGCTAAGAAGGCCAATCTTGAGCCTGAAGTTGGCAAGATCATCGAGGAATTCGCATATCAGGAAGTTGGTCATCtcag GGCTATAATTACATCAATAGGAGGAATTCCAAGGTCGAAGTTGGATCTTAGCCCTCAGAGTTTTGCAAACTTATTTGACAATGCAATTGGTTTCAAATTGAACCCTCCATTCGACCCTTACTATGACACAGTTCACTATCTCTTAGCATGTTATGCAATCCCTTATGTAGGACTCGTCGGTTATGTTGGCACCATTCCAAGCCTTACCAACGAAACTTCTCGAAGT TTGGTGGCGTCGCTTTTAGGCGTTGAGGCCGGACAAGATGCGGTTATAAGAACACTACTATACGAGAGAGCCGACCAGAAGGTGCTTCCATATAACCTGACCGTAGCTACGTTTACAAACAGAATCTCTTGGCTCAGAAACAAGCTGGGTGGCTGTGGCAACAAAGATGAAGGCGTAAAAGTGCCTTTCTCTTTTGGAGCGGAAAATCGCACACACAGCAATGTCCTCTCCGCCAATTCTAACTCCCGTTCATATGCTCGGACGCCACCAGAGATCTTGAGGATAATATATGGAAGTGGAAATGAGTACAAACCTGGCGGGTTTTATCCTAATGGTGGAGGTGGGAACATCGCAAGgagctttcttccaaaagcctag
- the LOC132170638 gene encoding putative indole-3-acetic acid-amido synthetase GH3.9, whose protein sequence is MDGKKLEYKGEEALKEIERLTQKADEVQKNILKEILTRNRETEYLNKYMKGSKDVLEFKLNVPVITYKGIRPFIQRIANGEDSSLISGHPITEMLSSSGTSAGAPKLMPSIAEDLDRRTFLYNLIMPIMNQYVSGLDGGKAMYLYFIKAEMSTPCGLPARAVLTSFYKSKHFKCRARDPFNDYTSPDQAILSNDSSQSMYCQLLAGLIHRHQVLRLGAVFASAFLRAISFLERNWVRLCDDIRTGQLDLTITDPRCRSGMSAVLSSPDPRLASEIYDICSRSSWKGVLCRLWPRAKYIEAVVTGSMAQYIPALEYYSDGKLPLVSTMYASSECYFGVNLKPLCDPADVAFTLMPNMCYFEFIPLGENGTMLMDVGEEEEVNSDKLVDLVQVRLGCYYELVVTTFAGLYRYRIGDVLQVTGFHNTAPQFRFICRRNVLLSIDNDKTNEEDLHKSITAAKKLLEPYNALLVEYTSYADTSTLPGHYVLFWEIQLHGSKAAGMGAAIAVLDDKVLQECCIAVEEELDYIYRGCRVNERSVGPLEIRVVEPGTFEELMDLFIDRGGSINQYKTPRCIKSKAALKLLNSHVKASFFSPRDPKWVP, encoded by the exons ATGGATGGGAAGAAATTGGAGTACAAAGGCGAGGAGGCATTGAAGGAGATTGAGAGGCTCACACAAAAGGCTGACGAAGTTCAAAAGAACATCTTGAAAGAAATCTTAACCCGAAACAGAGAAACTGAGTATCTCAACAAGTATATGAAAGGATCAAAAGATGTCTTAGAGTTCAAGCTTAATGTTCCTGTCATTACTTACAAGGGTATCCGCCCCTTTATCCAAAGAATTGCTAATGGTGAAGACTCCTCTCTCATTTCTGGTCACCCCATTACGGAAATGCTTAGCAG TTCAGGGACTTCAGCTGGAGCGCCTAAGTTGATGCCTTCAATAGCAGAAGATCTTGACAGAAGAACATTTTTATACAATCTCATCATGCCAATCATGAATCA ATATGTCTCCGGTCTTGACGGGGGAAAGGCGATGTACCTTTATTTTATCAAGGCAGAAATGTCTACACCCTGCGGATTACCCGCGCGGGCTGTGCTGACGAGCTTCTACAAAAGCAAGCACTTCAAGTGCCGCGCGCGCGACCCTTTCAACGACTATACAAGCCCCGACCAAGCCATTTTGTCCAACGACAGCAGCCAAAGCATGTATTGCCAGCTGCTCGCGGGGCTAATCCACCGCCACCAAGTCCTCCGGCTAGGGGCGGTTTTTGCCTCTGCTTTTCTCCGAGCAATCTCGTTCCTCGAACGGAATTGGGTTCGTCTCTGCGACGACATCCGCACCGGCCAACTGGACCTGACCATCACCGACCCCCGATGCCGTTCGGGGATGTCCGCTGTGCTTTCGTCGCCGGACCCGCGTCTTGCGAGCGAGATCTACGACATCTGCAGCCGTTCATCGTGGAAGGGTGTTTTGTGCCGCCTTTGGCCTAGAGCTAAGTACATTGAGGCTGTGGTGACCGGCTCCATGGCACAGTATATACCGGCGCTGGAGTATTACAGTGATGGGAAATTGCCCTTGGTTTCCACCATGTACGCCTCGTCGGAATGTTACTTCGGCGTCAACTTGAAGCCGTTATGTGACCCCGCCGACGTTGCGTTTACCCTCATGCCCAACATGtgttattttgaatttataccATTGGGAGAGAATGGTACAATGTTAATGGACGTCGGTGAAGAAGAGGAGGTGAACAGTGATAAGCTTGTCGACCTGGTGCAGGTTAGGCTCGGCTGCTATTATGAATTGGTCGTCACTACTTTTGCTG GGCTATATCGATATCGTATTGGTGATGTGCTGCAAGTGACTGGATTCCACAATACAGCCCCTCAGTTCAGATTCATCTGCAGGAGAAATGTCCTCCTCAGCATTGACAATGACAAAACCAACGAAGAGGATTTGCATAAGAGCATCACTGCGGCAAAGAAATTGCTGGAGCCTTACAATGCTTTGCTGGTGGAGTACACAAGCTATGCAGACACGTCAACTTTGCCTGGACATTATGTATTGTTTTGGGAAATCCAACTTCATGGATCAAAGGCTGCAGGCATGGGTGCAGCCATTGCAGTACTTGATGATAAGGTGCTCCAAGAATGTTGCATTGCTGTGGAAGAAGAGCTTGACTACATATACAGAGGATGCCGAGTAAATGAGAGGTCTGTAGGGCCCCTTGAGATTCGTGTGGTGGAGCCTGGCACTTTTGAGGAATTGATGGACTTGTTCATCGACCGAGGTGGGTCGATAAACCAATATAAAACGCCGAGGTGCATCAAATCTAAAGCAGCTCTCAAGCTGCTTAATTCTCATGTCAAGGCATCTTTTTTTAGCCCTAGGGATCCAAAGTGGGTTCCTTAG